The Flavobacterium sp. 123 genome contains a region encoding:
- a CDS encoding phosphoheptose isomerase → MNLNIPDSLEKSAVFEQISAALEIENFTVIQQDETRPWGGFFVIDENQAAAFASKFFPHLEMDAIRITNKLSPKILVVAPNKRLSWQFHYRRAEIWKILSGVVGVKTSSTDEEGEIQKLSPGTFIQMNKGERHRLIGLDSWGIVAEIWQHTDPENPSDEGDIVRLQDDFGR, encoded by the coding sequence ATGAATCTTAACATACCTGATAGTTTAGAAAAAAGTGCTGTTTTTGAGCAAATTTCAGCAGCATTGGAAATAGAAAATTTCACTGTTATACAGCAAGATGAAACTCGTCCTTGGGGAGGCTTTTTTGTTATAGATGAAAATCAAGCTGCAGCTTTTGCAAGTAAATTTTTTCCACATCTTGAAATGGATGCAATCAGAATTACAAATAAGTTAAGCCCAAAAATTTTAGTGGTAGCACCTAATAAACGTTTATCATGGCAATTTCATTATCGTAGAGCAGAAATCTGGAAGATACTTTCGGGTGTTGTTGGAGTTAAAACGAGTTCAACAGACGAGGAAGGAGAAATTCAAAAACTTTCGCCAGGTACTTTTATCCAAATGAACAAAGGTGAACGTCATCGCTTAATAGGATTGGATTCATGGGGAATAGTAGCGGAAATTTGGCAACATACAGATCCTGAGAATCCATCTGATGAAGGTGATATAGTTCGTTTGCAAGATGATTTTGGCAGATAA
- a CDS encoding PAS domain-containing protein translates to MKLNFAKVESHFKKSDFYEKLLEEIKDIVFAFVISNNNNYDVLLVNEAIFEMFELPSKEISQDIAKCIYDRVFIEDKDLVQQSFLVARLNIKKWEVEFRVLLPKKGLRWVKISSKTELQADGKVVFYGTILDITDLKFEKYKLEFSDDRFRFALEASNAGVWDWDLRTNKVFYSSESLKILEQDSADIFDNPERWDNIVHPEDLEKYYSTIHEHFDNKTPFYENIHRVLTSTGKYKWIMDRGKVIERDADGKPLRVLGIHTDISFQKEKELDLLRMIKLYSAQNSRLLNFSHIVSHNLNSHAGNIKLLLDIIDLENDIFKKNETLTHVRTVSNDLNNTILHLSKIISIQNNLDIIVEPLKLSTFLKNNSNTINAYRKENKITIINNVPDDAIINFNAAYLESVLLNFSTNAIKYAHPDRSPIIEFNFFIENGKKILTVTDNGLGIDLDKYGHLLFGMYKTFHNNENAQGIGLYITKIQIEAMKGEISIKSKVGVGTSFKIIFSN, encoded by the coding sequence ATGAAATTAAATTTCGCCAAAGTTGAGAGTCATTTTAAAAAGAGTGATTTTTATGAGAAGCTATTAGAAGAAATTAAAGATATAGTTTTCGCATTTGTTATTTCAAATAACAATAATTACGATGTGCTTTTAGTAAATGAAGCAATCTTTGAAATGTTTGAATTGCCTTCTAAAGAAATTTCTCAAGACATTGCGAAATGTATTTATGATAGAGTATTTATTGAAGATAAAGATTTAGTCCAGCAATCTTTTCTAGTAGCTAGATTAAATATAAAAAAATGGGAAGTTGAATTTAGAGTTTTATTACCCAAAAAAGGATTACGCTGGGTTAAGATTTCTTCAAAAACAGAGTTGCAAGCAGATGGTAAAGTTGTTTTTTATGGTACAATACTAGATATAACGGATCTAAAATTTGAAAAGTATAAACTCGAATTTTCAGATGATCGATTTCGATTTGCTTTAGAAGCTTCAAATGCTGGAGTTTGGGATTGGGATTTGAGAACAAATAAGGTTTTTTATTCATCAGAATCTTTGAAAATACTTGAACAGGATTCTGCGGATATTTTTGATAACCCGGAACGTTGGGATAACATTGTTCATCCAGAAGATTTAGAGAAATATTATTCAACTATACATGAACATTTTGATAATAAAACACCATTTTATGAGAATATTCATAGGGTGCTTACTTCAACTGGAAAATACAAATGGATTATGGATCGAGGAAAAGTTATCGAACGTGATGCTGATGGAAAACCATTACGAGTTTTGGGAATCCATACGGATATATCTTTTCAAAAAGAAAAAGAATTGGATTTGTTGCGAATGATAAAGTTATATAGTGCTCAAAATAGTAGATTGTTAAATTTCTCTCATATTGTTTCTCATAATTTGAACTCACACGCAGGGAACATTAAATTGCTTTTGGATATTATAGACTTGGAAAATGATATTTTTAAAAAGAACGAAACATTGACGCATGTCCGAACAGTGTCAAATGATTTAAACAACACAATTCTACATTTATCTAAAATTATTTCAATTCAAAATAACTTAGATATTATAGTTGAGCCGTTGAAATTAAGTACATTTTTAAAAAACAATAGTAATACAATTAATGCTTATAGAAAAGAAAATAAAATTACTATTATTAATAATGTTCCTGATGATGCAATTATAAATTTTAACGCCGCTTATCTTGAAAGTGTTTTATTAAATTTTAGTACGAATGCTATAAAATATGCTCATCCAGATAGATCTCCAATTATTGAATTTAATTTTTTTATTGAAAATGGTAAAAAAATATTGACTGTAACCGATAATGGCTTAGGGATAGATTTAGATAAATACGGGCATTTATTATTTGGAATGTATAAAACGTTTCATAATAATGAAAATGCTCAAGGAATAGGTCTTTATATTACAAAAATACAAATTGAGGCAATGAAAGGAGAAATAAGCATAAAAAGTAAAGTAGGAGTAGGAACTTCGTTTAAAATCATTTTTAGCAATTAA
- a CDS encoding YegP family protein gives MEKFIISKKNGEFRFDFVDESGDIVLKSGSYTRKTMCINGIESIKRNSQDNSKFKSKRSINNESYFNLKSFNGKIIGASVMYKDKISRDLAIEFVKKNAIGAGIDDQSKRILKAESYL, from the coding sequence ATGGAAAAATTTATAATTAGCAAAAAAAATGGAGAGTTTCGATTTGATTTTGTAGACGAAAGTGGAGACATAGTTCTTAAAAGTGGCAGTTATACCAGAAAAACAATGTGCATCAATGGAATTGAATCCATTAAGCGTAATTCACAAGATAATTCAAAGTTCAAAAGCAAAAGGTCCATTAATAATGAATCTTATTTTAATCTAAAATCATTTAACGGAAAAATTATCGGTGCTAGTGTTATGTATAAAGATAAAATCTCACGGGATTTAGCAATAGAATTTGTAAAAAAGAATGCTATTGGAGCAGGTATAGATGATCAGTCTAAAAGAATTTTAAAAGCAGAAAGCTATTTGTAG
- a CDS encoding HAMP domain-containing sensor histidine kinase, with product MIRKYFTSPSFVMLKFEHRKAIHYILLTCVIFIQILVVVIWYNETKNESKLSKSLSDISSANKIAYYTNKVNSSFIDSQEYFNLYINYKDEVSLKKYASSLYEMKQFIDSLKVVSNNNETFKNILTEKNSVQSNIFTLESVIDSIINKQIQPNENDFVKNFKFRKFEFKKILDSIKVKSDMKIDSVSKKGLFSRLGNAIAGKSDVQKERLNVTITMKYKDKVTSGSIEDQIAGIFLMTNKYYENEFSNLKKNFIDLRNEDLKLLKLNDKIFKLSQNLLPKYSSDANMLQKSSQKNFQDQFRFNKSVRSYVIIALIILMFIISIILFSFTHIAFEYEKKLTNAQNLIRQSLNFKNRIMGMISHEIRSPLSIISIYSEKVSASVKDVGIKETFKSIQFTTNSLLLLANQILEYSKDEKKLLELKCKNFNLNTEIIQIVSSMASLLETKGNKIELKTNLNSDCEVYSDAAKIHQLFYNIIGNANKFTKNGLVSIIVDIEKISDYELNLKVEIQDNGAGISENDLKNVFESYFQGTVSEKVNDLGVGLGLNLCKEIVELFNGEIKIESKEGIGTKVSFNLILNEI from the coding sequence GTGATTAGAAAATATTTTACCTCCCCATCCTTTGTTATGCTGAAATTTGAGCATAGAAAAGCAATTCATTATATTTTATTGACTTGTGTAATATTTATACAAATTTTAGTAGTTGTGATTTGGTATAATGAAACCAAAAATGAGTCAAAACTGTCAAAATCACTTAGTGATATATCTTCAGCTAATAAGATAGCCTATTATACAAATAAAGTAAATAGTTCCTTTATTGATTCTCAAGAATATTTTAATCTTTACATCAATTATAAAGATGAAGTTTCATTAAAGAAATATGCTTCGTCATTATATGAAATGAAACAGTTTATCGATAGTCTTAAAGTTGTGTCTAATAATAATGAGACTTTTAAAAACATTTTAACTGAAAAAAATAGCGTACAATCAAATATTTTTACTTTAGAATCAGTAATAGATTCTATCATTAATAAACAGATTCAACCTAATGAAAATGATTTTGTAAAAAACTTTAAATTCAGAAAATTTGAGTTCAAGAAAATTTTAGATAGTATTAAAGTTAAATCTGACATGAAGATTGACAGCGTATCTAAAAAAGGATTGTTTTCTAGATTAGGAAATGCAATAGCGGGAAAATCTGATGTACAAAAAGAAAGGTTAAATGTAACTATTACCATGAAGTATAAAGATAAAGTTACATCTGGTAGTATAGAAGACCAAATTGCTGGAATATTTTTGATGACAAATAAATATTATGAAAATGAATTTAGTAATTTAAAGAAAAATTTTATTGACTTAAGAAATGAAGATTTAAAGCTATTAAAACTCAATGATAAAATATTTAAGCTAAGTCAAAATCTACTACCTAAATATAGTAGTGATGCTAATATGCTTCAGAAGAGTAGTCAGAAAAATTTCCAAGATCAATTTAGATTCAACAAATCAGTTCGAAGTTATGTTATAATAGCATTAATAATTTTAATGTTTATCATTTCAATTATACTTTTTAGTTTTACTCATATAGCATTCGAGTATGAAAAGAAATTAACTAATGCGCAAAATTTAATACGTCAAAGTTTAAATTTTAAAAATAGAATTATGGGAATGATAAGTCATGAAATTCGTTCTCCTTTAAGTATTATTTCTATTTATAGTGAAAAAGTAAGTGCATCTGTTAAAGACGTCGGAATAAAAGAAACTTTTAAATCGATTCAATTTACAACAAATTCACTACTTCTTTTAGCGAATCAAATCTTAGAATATTCAAAAGACGAAAAAAAATTACTTGAATTAAAATGTAAAAACTTTAATTTGAATACAGAAATTATTCAAATTGTTTCTTCTATGGCTTCATTGTTAGAGACAAAAGGCAATAAGATAGAATTAAAGACTAATTTAAATTCAGATTGTGAAGTCTATTCTGATGCGGCAAAAATCCATCAGCTTTTTTACAATATAATAGGTAATGCTAATAAATTTACAAAAAACGGATTAGTATCAATTATAGTTGATATTGAGAAAATTTCAGATTATGAATTAAATTTAAAAGTTGAGATTCAAGATAATGGAGCTGGTATTTCAGAAAATGATTTAAAAAATGTATTTGAATCTTATTTTCAAGGTACAGTTTCTGAAAAAGTGAATGATTTGGGAGTAGGATTAGGATTGAATCTTTGTAAAGAAATAGTTGAATTATTTAATGGTGAAATTAAAATTGAAAGTAAGGAAGGCATAGGGACAAAGGTCAGTTTTAATCTGATTTTGAACGAAATATAA
- a CDS encoding response regulator transcription factor, translated as MKSSNSYSFLVADDHGVVRQGASLVISDLFLNATIYQSGTFKETFKVLKENKIDLLILDINFPDGNSLNIISEVKILQPDIKILMFTAYDEEIYAMRFLKAGASGYLNKVCSEDEMKLAINTMILSGKYITQNVKDRILDSYMSKKPSNPLEQLSNREVEIARLLIKGYGNLEISDLLHIKKTTVSTFKNRVFEKLGIDNLAALIKIFELYFDTTD; from the coding sequence ATGAAATCATCAAATAGTTATAGTTTTTTAGTAGCCGATGACCATGGAGTTGTGAGGCAAGGTGCTTCTTTGGTCATTAGTGACTTATTTTTAAATGCAACAATTTATCAGTCAGGGACTTTTAAAGAGACGTTTAAAGTCCTTAAAGAAAATAAGATAGATTTATTGATTTTAGACATCAATTTCCCGGATGGTAATAGTTTAAATATTATTTCAGAAGTTAAAATTTTGCAACCAGATATTAAAATCTTGATGTTTACAGCATATGATGAAGAAATTTATGCGATGAGGTTTTTAAAGGCAGGAGCATCTGGTTATTTGAATAAAGTATGCAGTGAAGACGAAATGAAACTTGCAATTAATACTATGATTTTATCAGGAAAATATATTACTCAAAATGTTAAAGATAGAATTTTAGATTCCTATATGTCAAAAAAACCAAGCAATCCATTAGAACAGCTATCTAATAGAGAAGTGGAAATTGCAAGATTATTGATTAAAGGATATGGTAATCTTGAAATTTCAGATTTGTTGCATATCAAAAAAACTACGGTTAGCACTTTTAAAAATAGAGTTTTTGAAAAGCTTGGTATTGATAATTTAGCAGCTTTAATTAAAATTTTCGAATTGTACTTTGATACAACAGATTAG
- a CDS encoding S-layer family protein, giving the protein MKNYYLILLFLGVGFCSYGQVGVGTSLPNTSSELDVVSENKGVLIPRVPLLSTIDATTIINGNVNSLLVFNTQTIADIIPGYYYWYINKWYRLGSSVSEIVTTLVDNGNGTITYTNENGTPVTINLPHGVDGKGITSTVDNGDGTFTITYTDGTTFTTSDLTGVTGAQGTAGTNGTNGVDGKGITSTVDNGDGTFTITYTDGTTFTTSDLTGATGAQGTAGTNGTNGTNGTNGVDGKGITSTVDNGDGTFTITYTDGTTFTTSDLTGATGAQGTAGTNGTNGTNGTNGVDGKGITSTVDNGDGTFTITYTDGTTFTTSDLTGATGAQGTAGTNGTNGTNGVDGKGITSTVDNGNGTFTITYTDGTTFTTSDLTGATGAQGTAGTNGTNGTNGTNGTNGVDGKGITSTVDNGDGTFTITYTDGTTFTTSDLTGATGAQGTAGTNGTNGTNGTNGVDGKGITSTVDNGDGTFTITYTDGTTFTTSDLTGATGAQGTAGTNGTNGTNGTNGVDGKGITSTVDNGDGTFTITYTDGTTFTTSDLTGATGAQGTAGTNGTNGTNGVDGKGITSTVDNGNGTFTITYTDGTTFTTSDLTGATGAQGTAGTNGTNGTNGTNGTNGVDGKGITSTVDNGDGTFTITYTDGTTFTTSDLTGATGAQGTAGTNGTNGTNGTNGVDGKGITSTVDNGDGTFTITYTDGTTFTTSDLTGATGAQGTAGTNGTNGVDGKGITSTVDNGDGTFTITYTDGTTFTTSDLTGATGAQGTAGTNGTNGTNGTNGVDGKGITSTVDNGDGTFTITYTDGTTFTTSDLTGATGAQGTAGTNGTNGTNGVDGKGITSTVYNGNGTFTITYTDGTTFTTSDLTGATGAQGTAGTNGTNGKGITGTVDNGDGTFTITYTDGTTFTTSDLTGATGAQGIQGLTGADGAVGATGAQGIQGLTGADGAVGATGSQGIQGLTGADGAVGATGAQGIQGLTGADGAVGATGAQGVQGLKGDTGADGATGPQGIQGLTGADGAVGATGAQGIQGLTGADGAVGETGAQGIQGLTGADGVVGATGAQGIQGLTGAVGATGSQGIQGLTGADGAVGATGSQGIQGLKGDTGATGAQGIQGFTGADGAVGVTGAQGIQGLTGAVGATGAQGIQGLTGADGAVGATGSQGIQGLTGADGAVGATGPQGIQGLTGAVGATGAQGIQGLTGAVGATGAQGIQGLTGADGAVGATGPQGIQGLTGADGVVGATGPQGIQGLTGADGAVGATGAQGIQGLTGADGAVGATGAQGIQGLTGADGAVGATGAQGIQGFTGADGAVGATGAQGIQGLKGDTGADGATGAQGIQGLTGADGAVGATGPQGIQGLTGADGAVGATGPQGIQGLTGADGAVGATGAQGIQGLTGADGAVGATGAQGIQGFTGADGAVGATGAQGIQGLKGDTGADGATGAQGIQGLTGADGAVGATGPQGIQGLTGADGAVGATGPQGIQGLTGADGAVGATGAQGIQGLTGADGAVGATGAQGIQGLTGADGAVGVTGAQGIQGLKGDTGAVGAAGAQGIQGLTGADGATGSAGTNGTNGVDGAVGPQGPIGLTGATGPAGANGVGGVTTAGTNISMTGSGTVASPYIVNAIIPATTHTLSNPVNTITSVVNGVSVTAPAVNTVSNTFTSATSLLSTTVNGVLGGTVDLTPLKVEPWFKQSSVGTQATSNTENIYMMGKVAIGQVAMYGLPSSERLAVNGTIRTASSVYADYVFEDYFTGSSKIKEDYKFKSLSEVESYIKVNNHLPGVTSIKDLVKTKEGYSFNLTDLSVQSLEKLEELYLHVIEQQKQLDEKNKELEILKNNAKVTNERLERLEKLLIEK; this is encoded by the coding sequence ATGAAAAATTATTACTTAATACTTCTTTTTTTAGGAGTTGGTTTTTGTAGTTATGGGCAAGTTGGAGTTGGAACGTCATTACCTAACACATCATCTGAACTTGATGTGGTTTCAGAAAATAAGGGTGTTTTAATACCAAGAGTTCCATTACTAAGCACAATAGATGCTACAACAATTATTAATGGAAATGTAAATAGTTTGTTAGTATTTAATACCCAAACTATAGCAGACATAATACCTGGTTATTATTATTGGTATATCAATAAATGGTATCGATTAGGATCTTCAGTCTCAGAAATAGTCACAACATTAGTTGATAATGGGAATGGGACTATTACTTATACAAATGAAAATGGTACTCCTGTAACTATTAATTTGCCACATGGAGTTGATGGAAAAGGAATCACTAGTACGGTTGACAATGGAGATGGAACTTTTACGATTACCTATACGGATGGCACGACTTTCACAACTTCAGATTTAACAGGAGTCACCGGAGCACAAGGTACTGCCGGAACCAATGGAACCAATGGAGTTGATGGAAAAGGAATCACTAGTACGGTAGATAATGGAGATGGAACTTTTACGATTACCTATACGGATGGCACGACTTTCACGACTTCAGATTTAACAGGAGCCACTGGAGCACAAGGTACTGCCGGAACTAATGGGACAAATGGAACCAATGGAACCAATGGAGTTGATGGAAAAGGAATCACTAGTACGGTAGATAATGGAGATGGAACTTTTACGATTACTTATACGGATGGCACGACTTTCACAACTTCAGATTTAACAGGAGCCACTGGAGCACAAGGTACTGCGGGAACTAACGGAACAAATGGAACCAACGGAACCAATGGAGTTGATGGAAAAGGAATCACTAGTACGGTTGACAATGGGGACGGAACTTTTACGATTACCTATACGGATGGCACGACTTTCACGACTTCAGATTTAACAGGAGCAACTGGAGCACAAGGTACCGCAGGAACAAATGGGACAAATGGAACCAACGGAGTTGATGGAAAAGGAATCACCAGTACGGTAGATAATGGAAATGGAACTTTTACAATTACTTATACAGATGGCACGACTTTCACAACTTCAGATTTAACAGGAGCAACTGGAGCACAAGGTACTGCCGGAACTAACGGGACAAATGGAACCAACGGAACCAACGGAACCAACGGAGTTGATGGAAAAGGAATCACTAGTACGGTAGATAATGGAGATGGAACTTTTACGATTACTTATACGGATGGCACGACTTTCACGACTTCAGATTTAACAGGAGCCACTGGAGCACAAGGTACTGCCGGAACTAATGGGACAAATGGAACCAATGGAACCAATGGAGTTGATGGAAAAGGAATCACTAGTACGGTAGATAATGGAGATGGAACTTTTACGATTACTTATACGGATGGCACGACTTTCACAACTTCAGATTTAACAGGAGCCACTGGAGCACAAGGTACTGCGGGAACTAACGGAACAAATGGAACCAACGGAACCAATGGAGTTGATGGAAAAGGAATCACTAGTACGGTTGACAATGGGGACGGAACTTTTACGATTACCTATACGGATGGCACGACTTTCACGACTTCAGATTTAACAGGAGCAACTGGAGCACAAGGTACCGCAGGAACAAATGGGACAAATGGAACCAACGGAGTTGATGGAAAAGGAATCACCAGTACGGTAGATAATGGAAATGGAACTTTTACAATTACTTATACAGATGGCACGACTTTCACAACTTCAGATTTAACAGGAGCAACTGGAGCACAAGGTACTGCCGGAACTAACGGGACAAATGGAACCAACGGAACCAACGGAACCAACGGAGTTGATGGAAAAGGAATCACTAGTACGGTAGATAATGGAGATGGAACTTTTACGATTACTTATACGGATGGCACGACTTTCACAACTTCAGATTTAACAGGAGCCACCGGAGCACAAGGTACTGCCGGAACTAATGGGACAAATGGAACCAATGGAACCAATGGAGTTGATGGAAAAGGAATCACTAGTACGGTTGACAATGGGGACGGAACTTTTACGATTACCTATACGGATGGCACGACTTTCACGACTTCAGATTTAACAGGAGCCACTGGAGCACAAGGTACTGCCGGAACTAATGGAACCAATGGAGTTGATGGAAAAGGAATCACTAGTACGGTAGATAATGGAGATGGAACTTTTACGATTACCTATACGGATGGCACGACTTTCACGACTTCAGATTTAACAGGAGCCACTGGAGCACAAGGTACTGCGGGAACTAACGGAACAAATGGAACCAACGGAACCAATGGAGTTGATGGAAAAGGAATCACTAGTACGGTTGACAATGGGGACGGAACTTTTACGATTACCTATACGGATGGCACGACTTTCACGACTTCAGATTTAACAGGAGCAACTGGAGCACAAGGTACCGCAGGAACAAATGGGACAAATGGAACCAACGGAGTTGATGGAAAAGGAATCACCAGTACGGTATATAATGGAAATGGAACTTTTACAATTACTTATACAGATGGCACGACTTTCACAACTTCAGATTTAACAGGAGCAACTGGAGCACAAGGTACTGCGGGAACAAATGGAACGAACGGAAAAGGAATTACCGGTACTGTAGATAATGGGGATGGAACTTTCACGATTACGTATACGGATGGCACAACTTTCACGACTTCAGATTTAACAGGAGCAACAGGTGCGCAAGGTATTCAGGGATTAACTGGAGCTGATGGAGCAGTTGGAGCAACAGGTGCGCAAGGTATTCAGGGATTAACTGGAGCCGACGGAGCAGTTGGAGCAACAGGTTCACAAGGTATTCAAGGATTAACAGGAGCTGACGGAGCAGTTGGAGCAACAGGCGCACAAGGTATTCAAGGATTAACAGGAGCTGACGGAGCAGTTGGAGCAACAGGCGCACAAGGAGTTCAAGGTTTAAAAGGAGATACTGGAGCAGATGGAGCAACAGGTCCACAAGGTATTCAAGGTTTAACTGGAGCTGACGGAGCAGTTGGAGCGACAGGTGCGCAAGGCATTCAAGGATTAACTGGAGCTGACGGAGCAGTTGGAGAAACAGGCGCACAAGGAATTCAAGGTTTAACTGGAGCTGACGGAGTAGTTGGAGCAACAGGTGCACAAGGAATTCAAGGTTTAACTGGAGCAGTTGGAGCAACAGGTTCACAAGGTATTCAAGGTTTAACTGGAGCTGACGGAGCAGTTGGAGCAACAGGTTCACAAGGAATTCAAGGTTTAAAAGGAGATACTGGAGCAACAGGTGCACAAGGTATTCAGGGATTTACTGGAGCTGACGGAGCAGTTGGAGTAACAGGCGCACAAGGAATTCAAGGTTTAACTGGAGCAGTTGGAGCAACAGGTGCACAAGGTATTCAGGGATTAACTGGAGCTGACGGAGCAGTTGGAGCAACAGGATCACAAGGTATTCAGGGATTGACTGGAGCTGACGGAGCAGTTGGAGCGACAGGTCCACAAGGTATTCAGGGATTAACTGGAGCAGTTGGAGCAACAGGCGCACAAGGAATTCAAGGTTTAACTGGAGCAGTTGGAGCAACAGGTGCACAAGGTATTCAGGGATTAACTGGAGCTGACGGAGCAGTTGGAGCAACAGGTCCACAAGGTATTCAAGGTTTAACTGGAGCTGACGGAGTAGTTGGAGCGACAGGTCCACAAGGTATTCAGGGATTGACTGGAGCTGACGGAGCAGTTGGAGCAACAGGTGCACAAGGTATTCAGGGATTAACTGGAGCTGACGGAGCAGTTGGAGCAACAGGTGCACAAGGTATTCAAGGTTTAACTGGAGCTGACGGTGCAGTTGGAGCAACAGGTGCACAAGGTATTCAGGGATTTACTGGAGCTGACGGAGCAGTTGGAGCAACAGGCGCACAAGGAATTCAAGGTTTAAAAGGAGATACTGGAGCAGATGGAGCAACAGGTGCGCAAGGTATTCAGGGATTAACTGGAGCTGACGGAGCAGTTGGAGCGACAGGTCCACAAGGTATTCAGGGATTAACAGGAGCTGACGGAGCAGTTGGAGCAACAGGTCCACAAGGTATTCAAGGTTTAACTGGAGCTGACGGAGCAGTTGGAGCAACAGGTGCACAAGGAATTCAGGGATTAACTGGAGCTGACGGTGCAGTTGGAGCAACAGGTGCACAAGGTATTCAGGGATTTACTGGAGCTGACGGAGCAGTTGGAGCAACAGGCGCACAAGGAATTCAAGGTTTAAAAGGAGATACTGGAGCAGATGGAGCAACAGGTGCGCAAGGTATTCAGGGATTAACTGGAGCTGACGGAGCAGTTGGAGCGACAGGTCCACAAGGTATTCAGGGATTAACAGGAGCTGACGGAGCAGTTGGAGCAACAGGTCCACAAGGTATTCAAGGTTTAACTGGAGCTGACGGAGCAGTTGGAGCAACAGGTGCACAAGGAATTCAGGGATTAACTGGAGCTGACGGAGCAGTTGGAGCAACAGGCGCACAAGGTATTCAGGGATTAACTGGAGCTGACGGAGCAGTTGGAGTAACAGGCGCACAAGGAATTCAAGGTTTAAAAGGAGATACTGGAGCAGTTGGAGCAGCAGGCGCACAAGGTATTCAAGGATTAACTGGAGCTGACGGAGCAACAGGTTCAGCAGGAACAAATGGAACTAACGGTGTTGATGGAGCGGTAGGACCACAGGGTCCAATAGGATTGACTGGTGCAACAGGTCCAGCTGGAGCAAATGGTGTTGGAGGTGTAACTACTGCAGGAACAAACATATCGATGACAGGTTCTGGAACAGTAGCTAGTCCTTATATTGTAAATGCTATCATACCAGCTACTACTCATACATTATCTAATCCAGTAAATACAATTACCTCAGTTGTAAATGGGGTTAGTGTTACTGCACCAGCAGTAAATACTGTTTCTAATACTTTTACTTCGGCAACTAGTTTGTTATCAACAACTGTTAATGGTGTTCTCGGAGGAACGGTAGATTTAACACCACTTAAAGTGGAACCATGGTTCAAACAAAGTTCAGTTGGTACTCAAGCTACTTCTAATACAGAAAATATTTATATGATGGGTAAAGTAGCTATTGGTCAAGTAGCAATGTATGGACTTCCTAGTAGCGAGAGGCTTGCTGTAAACGGTACTATCAGAACAGCAAGTAGTGTTTATGCGGATTATGTATTTGAGGATTATTTTACTGGATCATCCAAAATAAAAGAAGATTATAAATTCAAATCTCTAAGCGAAGTAGAAAGTTATATTAAAGTGAATAATCACTTACCTGGTGTAACTTCAATTAAAGATTTAGTAAAAACAAAAGAAGGTTATTCTTTTAATTTAACAGATCTATCAGTACAATCTTTAGAAAAATTAGAAGAATTATACTTGCATGTAATTGAGCAACAAAAACAGTTAGATGAAAAAAATAAAGAATTGGAAATTCTTAAAAACAATGCTAAAGTTACGAATGAAAGGTTAGAGAGATTAGAGAAGTTATTAATAGAAAAATAA